The following are from one region of the Apostichopus japonicus isolate 1M-3 chromosome 17, ASM3797524v1, whole genome shotgun sequence genome:
- the LOC139984950 gene encoding uncharacterized protein, with product MSSEETSAEKATQTSVVISAAAGGPPTKSCACRLSSSFLASIFIAIGCLSIAFYILCYFGDKEHYLRFFGHMSYRPSLVLAPLIVFLAAIKEQESPYTSWENVFVLNSLSRKTKREAYKNNKCTTILSTVLIYILVPGAVCGFKITFFFTTPTQCGGAFLPWWLIFEILGVLFFAPFCYFLYRQRLVVQEARKKASKVFRENVGKLECCRKEINNFFKEYHPLRSLMLPLMYIFLFESTFGIVIFLTWNYKDVDPSNGTLSPTVQPYWPIRTSVCPVNCPPVDFNHLKNSLFYNLWIVSRHIMTILLPYWSVSGMDMKYIWDDLRTELYFSYSKNHDSFRNKLTVYMKGLHPDTSTYTVLNIIVPLMALAAGIFTVDQL from the exons ATGTCAAGTGAAGAGACCAGTGCTGAAAAAG CAACCCAAACAAGTGTAGTGATCAGTGCTGCAGCAG GTGGACCACCAACGAAGAGTTGCGCTTGCCGTCTGTCTTCCTCTTTCTTAGCTAGTATTTTTATCGCAATAGGTTGCTTGTCGATCGCTTTCTATATTTTGTGTTACTTTGGTGACAAAGAACACTATCTTCGATTCTTTGGTCATATGTCTTACCGGCCGTCACTGGTTTTAGCTCCACTAATTGTTTTTCTTGCTGCGATTAAGGAGCAAGAGTCCCCGTATACTTCATGGGAAAacgtgtttgtattaaattcatTAAGTCGGAAAACTAAAAGGGAAgcttacaaaaacaataaatgtaCGACAATATTAAGCACAGTTTTAATCTATATATTAGTACCAGGTGCGGTTTGCGGGTTCAAGATTACATTCTTCTTTACAACACCAACTCAGTGTGGCGGGGCCTTTTTGCCATGGTGGTTGATATTTGAGATTTTGGGAGTTTTGTTCTTCGCCCCTTTTTGCTATTTTCTATACCGGCAACGCCTTGTAGTTCAGGAAGCACGCAAGAAAGCATCAAAGGTTTTCCGTGAAAATGTTGGCAAACTTGAATGCTGCAGAAAGGAAATAAACAACTTTTTTAAAGAATATCACCCGTTAAGAAGTCTAATGCTGCCattgatgtatatatttctGTTCGAATCAACCTTCGGAATCGTGATATTCCTTACCTGGAATTATAAAGATGTAGATCCATCAAACGGAACATTGTCCCCTACAGTACAACCATACTGGCCAATCAGAACTTCTGTGTGTCCAGTTAACTGCCCGCCTGTAGATTTCAAtcatttaaaaaactccttgtTCTACAATTTATGGATTGTGTCCAGACATATAATGACAATCCTATTACCCTATTGGTCCGTTTCAGGTATGGACATGAAATACATTTGGGATGATTTGAGGACCGAATTGTACTTCTCATACAGTAAAAATCATGACTCATTCCGAAACAAACTCACTGTTTATATGAAAGGATTGCATCCTGATACATCAACCTATACAGTACTGAATATTATTGTACCATTAATGGCTCTTGCCGCTGGTATATTTACTGTCGACCAAttgtaa